The following coding sequences lie in one Streptomyces sp. NBC_00510 genomic window:
- a CDS encoding universal stress protein encodes MIESPYGGTAGAGRRVVVGLSGSSGSLAALHRAVAEARSRSAGLLAVLAWEPPPEEFTYRRVPLPPRPFDWEQEARQRLNVALEEAFGAGALPGMPDFRAVTARGPAGYVLVKAAAGSEDLLVVGTGSRGLLPRALRGSVARYCVAHAACPVLAVPPSRLPAGV; translated from the coding sequence GTGATCGAGTCGCCGTACGGGGGCACAGCGGGCGCGGGCCGGCGGGTGGTCGTCGGCCTGAGCGGTTCCTCCGGCAGTCTGGCCGCGCTGCACCGGGCGGTCGCGGAGGCCCGGTCGCGGTCCGCGGGACTGCTGGCGGTCCTGGCGTGGGAGCCGCCCCCCGAGGAGTTCACGTACCGCCGGGTGCCGCTTCCGCCGCGGCCCTTCGACTGGGAGCAGGAAGCGCGGCAACGCCTGAACGTCGCGCTGGAGGAGGCCTTCGGCGCCGGCGCCCTGCCCGGGATGCCGGACTTCCGCGCCGTGACCGCGCGCGGGCCCGCCGGGTACGTGCTGGTGAAGGCGGCCGCGGGCAGCGAGGACCTGCTGGTCGTCGGCACGGGGTCGCGCGGCCTGCTGCCGCGTGCGCTGCGCGGTTCGGTCGCCCGCTACTGCGTCGCGCACGCGGCCTGCCCGGTGCTGGCCGTACCGCCGTCCCGGCTGCCCGCCGGGGTCTGA
- a CDS encoding CBS domain-containing protein, translating into MNAVRQPMTVGDVMTCRVVAVTRHASFKEIVRALEQWHVSAVPVVEDGTRVVGVVSEADLLRKEEHRVDEPPPVGGSGGSGKAAALTAEQLMTAPAVTVRGDASLAQAARAMARHQVKRLPVVDARGMLKGVVSRGDLLKVFLRSDEDIARDVRENVVARLFPGAWRSVEVDVEEGVVTLSGLLGDRSLVPVADRLVRSVEGVVDVRFDLTPNRV; encoded by the coding sequence ATGAACGCCGTCCGGCAGCCGATGACGGTGGGCGACGTGATGACGTGCAGGGTCGTCGCGGTCACCCGCCACGCGTCGTTCAAGGAGATCGTGCGGGCCCTGGAGCAGTGGCACGTCAGCGCGGTACCGGTGGTGGAGGACGGGACGCGCGTGGTGGGCGTCGTCTCCGAGGCCGACCTGCTGCGCAAGGAGGAGCACCGCGTGGACGAGCCGCCCCCGGTGGGCGGGTCCGGTGGGTCCGGCAAGGCGGCCGCGCTCACCGCCGAGCAGTTGATGACCGCGCCCGCGGTCACCGTGCGCGGCGACGCCTCGCTCGCCCAGGCGGCCCGCGCCATGGCGCGGCACCAGGTCAAGCGGCTGCCGGTCGTCGACGCCCGGGGCATGCTCAAGGGCGTGGTCAGCCGGGGCGACCTGCTGAAGGTCTTCCTGCGGTCCGACGAGGACATCGCCCGCGACGTCCGGGAGAACGTGGTCGCGCGGCTGTTCCCCGGCGCGTGGCGGTCCGTCGAGGTCGACGTCGAGGAAGGGGTCGTCACCCTGAGCGGGCTGCTCGGGGACCGCTCCCTGGTGCCGGTGGCGGACCGCCTGGTGCGGTCCGTCGAGGGCGTCGTCGACGTGCGCTTCGATCTGACGCCGAACCGGGTGTGA
- a CDS encoding SpoIIE family protein phosphatase, translating into MDIQQSAKDVGQPQTAVGQAGVFRDLLPLAMWRIDSEGRISQWSLAAQELFGHTAQEVLGRSATPLLVPVANWELADELTRRVLSGEAVVGTLPVRHRDGHLVTMEMWICPTADPQGRTGLMGIAAETSAVLRMRDSLAALEGLFTQSPIGLAMLGPDLRYVRVNEALARMNGVPAAQHIGRRVSEVVPGLNTMALETVMRQVLARGEPVVDFRGLGRTGADPLNERVWSCSFSPLLGGGGRRLGVIATLIDISREERAQLQATRGRQRLALLAEAGTRIGTTLDLRQTAEEVVQVLVPRVADSADVHLLEEVLDPDEAAASAHGMVRRLAVSFADPAAPAEDLAVGMTHQVPRASAYEQVMVEGRPMPLTRADIPRLVPGPEYERLRGYLRTLGSARMVPLVARGTVLGIVMVTRSRRREPFDDQDNLLIDELAARAALGIDNARMYSAQRRAALTLQRSLANTALPTVPGLELAGRYLPASDHEVGGDWFDVIALPGDRTALVIGDVMGHGVHAAAVMGQLRTTVRTLARHDIPPAELLRSLDAAVADVGENEMATCVYAVHDPADGSCLVARAGHPPPAVAGAGNEVAFLDGPSGTPLGVGRRDFQTERVLLPPGGVLVLYTDGLIEARDRNLDQGMRQLARALRDPGEPLSRVCDRVLARLLPHGAQDDVAILLARPLHPATGHEPAH; encoded by the coding sequence GTGGACATACAGCAGTCGGCGAAGGATGTCGGTCAGCCCCAGACGGCGGTGGGGCAGGCAGGGGTGTTCCGTGACCTGCTGCCCCTCGCGATGTGGCGGATCGACTCCGAGGGGCGGATCTCCCAGTGGTCGCTGGCCGCGCAGGAACTCTTCGGGCACACCGCGCAGGAGGTGCTCGGCCGCAGCGCCACACCTCTGCTGGTCCCCGTGGCGAACTGGGAGCTGGCCGACGAGCTGACGCGCAGGGTGCTGTCGGGCGAGGCGGTCGTGGGCACGCTCCCCGTACGCCACCGCGACGGTCACTTGGTGACGATGGAGATGTGGATCTGCCCCACCGCCGACCCGCAGGGGCGCACCGGGCTGATGGGCATCGCCGCCGAGACCTCCGCGGTGCTGCGCATGCGGGACTCGCTGGCGGCGCTGGAGGGCCTGTTCACGCAGTCCCCCATCGGTCTGGCCATGCTCGGCCCGGACCTGCGCTACGTACGGGTCAACGAGGCGCTGGCCCGTATGAACGGGGTCCCCGCCGCCCAGCACATCGGCAGGCGCGTGAGCGAGGTCGTCCCCGGGCTCAACACCATGGCGCTCGAGACCGTGATGCGCCAGGTGCTCGCCCGCGGCGAGCCGGTGGTGGACTTCCGGGGTCTCGGACGCACGGGCGCCGACCCCCTCAACGAGCGGGTGTGGTCGTGCTCCTTCTCCCCGCTCCTCGGCGGCGGCGGCCGCCGCTTGGGCGTGATCGCCACCCTGATCGACATCAGCCGCGAGGAGCGGGCCCAGCTCCAGGCCACCCGCGGACGGCAGCGGCTCGCCCTGCTCGCCGAGGCCGGCACCCGCATCGGCACCACGCTCGACCTGCGGCAGACCGCGGAGGAGGTGGTGCAGGTGCTCGTGCCCCGGGTGGCGGACTCCGCCGACGTGCATCTGCTGGAGGAGGTCCTCGACCCGGACGAGGCCGCCGCCTCCGCCCACGGCATGGTGCGCCGGCTCGCCGTCTCCTTCGCCGATCCGGCGGCGCCCGCCGAGGACCTGGCCGTCGGCATGACGCACCAGGTCCCCCGCGCGTCCGCGTACGAGCAGGTCATGGTGGAGGGACGGCCGATGCCGCTCACCAGGGCCGACATACCCCGGCTGGTGCCCGGCCCGGAGTACGAGCGGCTGCGGGGCTACCTGCGCACCCTCGGCTCCGCCCGCATGGTCCCGCTGGTGGCGCGCGGCACGGTGCTGGGCATCGTGATGGTCACCCGCTCCCGCAGGCGCGAGCCCTTCGACGACCAGGACAACCTGCTCATCGACGAACTCGCCGCCCGCGCGGCGCTCGGCATCGACAACGCGCGGATGTACTCCGCCCAGCGCCGCGCCGCCCTCACCCTGCAGCGCAGCCTCGCCAACACCGCGCTGCCCACGGTGCCCGGGCTGGAACTGGCCGGGCGGTACCTGCCGGCGAGCGACCACGAGGTGGGCGGCGACTGGTTCGACGTCATCGCGCTGCCCGGCGACAGGACCGCCCTGGTCATCGGGGACGTCATGGGCCACGGGGTGCACGCGGCGGCCGTCATGGGGCAGCTGCGGACGACGGTGCGCACCCTGGCCCGCCACGACATCCCCCCGGCCGAGCTGCTCCGCTCACTGGACGCGGCCGTCGCCGACGTCGGCGAGAACGAGATGGCGACCTGCGTCTACGCCGTCCACGACCCGGCCGACGGCAGCTGCCTGGTCGCCCGCGCCGGGCACCCGCCGCCGGCGGTGGCCGGGGCCGGGAACGAGGTCGCCTTCCTGGACGGCCCGAGCGGAACACCCCTCGGCGTGGGCCGCCGGGACTTCCAGACCGAACGGGTGCTCCTGCCGCCGGGCGGCGTGCTGGTCCTCTACACCGACGGCCTGATCGAGGCCCGCGACCGCAACCTCGACCAGGGCATGCGCCAACTCGCCCGCGCCCTGCGCGATCCCGGCGAGCCGCTCTCCCGGGTCTGCGACCGCGTCCTCGCCCGTCTCCTGCCCCACGGCGCGCAGGACGACGTGGCGATCCTGCTGGCCCGGCCGCTCCACCCCGCCACCGGCCATGAGCCTGCGCACTGA
- a CDS encoding amino acid transporter translates to MTSPVPTSRLRAWMLEGLSDMARHQQGGQAVPERHDHGQRWWRVMCLTGVDYFSTLGYQPGIAALAAGLLSPVATIVLVIVTLAGALPVYRRVAEESPRGEGSIAMLERLLSFWKGKLFVLTLLGFAATDFLITITLSAADASTHLVENPHLTEALHGKQMLITLLLVALLGAVFMKGFLEAIGVAVALVGLYLALNVVVVVVGLWHVATAGHVVTDWSNALTTQHGNVLLMVGVALLVFPKLALGLSGFETGVAVMPHVKGDPSDTEERPAGRIRDTKKLLTTAAVIMSCFLIATSFITTLLIPADEFEAGGKANGRALAYLAHEYLGNAFGTVYDVSTICILWFAGASAMAGLLNLMPRYLPRYGMAPHWARAVRPMVLVFTLVAFLVTWIFDANVDAQGGAYATGVLVLISSAAIAVTIAARKAGQRNWTIAFGVISAVFLYTTVVNVFERPDGVKIGACFIVGIMLISLLSRLARAFELRITGISTDDMAERFVRDISHRTIRFIANEPDRRDAAEYRDKIKQIRSDNDLPAEEDFVFVEVTVADPSEFEAGLVVRGEVLHDRYRVLTLESSSIPNALAAFLLHVRDSTGQRPHIYFEWTEGTPFANFLRFFLFGQGEVAPVTREVLREAEPDRSRRPRVHVG, encoded by the coding sequence ATGACCTCCCCCGTCCCTACGAGTCGGCTGCGCGCGTGGATGCTCGAGGGCCTGTCGGACATGGCCCGGCACCAGCAGGGCGGGCAGGCGGTCCCGGAACGGCATGACCACGGCCAGCGCTGGTGGCGGGTGATGTGCCTGACGGGCGTCGACTACTTCTCCACCCTCGGCTACCAGCCCGGCATCGCGGCGCTGGCGGCGGGCCTGCTGTCGCCGGTGGCCACCATCGTGCTGGTGATCGTCACGCTGGCCGGCGCCCTGCCCGTGTACCGCCGGGTGGCCGAGGAGAGCCCCCGCGGCGAGGGCTCGATCGCCATGCTGGAGCGGCTGCTGTCGTTCTGGAAGGGCAAGCTCTTCGTCCTGACGCTGCTGGGCTTCGCGGCGACGGACTTCCTGATCACCATCACCCTGTCCGCGGCCGACGCCTCCACCCACCTGGTGGAGAACCCGCACCTGACGGAGGCGCTGCACGGGAAGCAGATGCTCATCACGCTGCTGCTGGTCGCGCTGCTCGGCGCGGTCTTCATGAAGGGCTTCCTGGAGGCGATCGGCGTCGCGGTCGCCCTCGTGGGCCTCTACCTGGCGCTCAACGTGGTCGTCGTGGTCGTCGGTCTGTGGCACGTGGCCACCGCCGGGCACGTGGTCACCGACTGGTCGAACGCCCTGACCACGCAGCACGGCAACGTCCTGTTGATGGTCGGGGTGGCGCTGCTGGTCTTCCCCAAGCTGGCGCTGGGCCTGTCCGGCTTCGAGACCGGTGTGGCGGTGATGCCGCACGTCAAGGGCGACCCGTCCGACACCGAGGAGCGTCCCGCAGGGCGGATCCGGGACACGAAGAAGCTGCTGACCACGGCCGCCGTGATCATGAGCTGCTTCCTGATCGCGACCAGCTTCATCACCACGCTGCTGATCCCCGCCGACGAGTTCGAGGCCGGCGGCAAGGCCAACGGCCGCGCGCTGGCCTACCTCGCGCACGAGTACCTGGGCAACGCCTTCGGCACCGTCTACGACGTGTCGACGATCTGCATCCTGTGGTTCGCCGGCGCCTCGGCGATGGCCGGGCTCCTCAACCTCATGCCGCGCTACCTGCCGCGCTACGGCATGGCGCCGCACTGGGCGCGCGCGGTGCGGCCGATGGTGCTGGTCTTCACCCTGGTCGCGTTCCTGGTCACCTGGATCTTCGACGCCAACGTCGACGCCCAGGGCGGCGCGTACGCGACCGGTGTCCTGGTGCTCATCTCCTCCGCGGCGATCGCGGTGACCATCGCCGCCCGCAAGGCGGGGCAGCGCAACTGGACGATCGCCTTCGGGGTGATCTCGGCCGTCTTCCTCTACACCACGGTCGTCAACGTCTTCGAGCGCCCGGACGGCGTCAAGATCGGTGCCTGCTTCATCGTCGGCATCATGCTGATCTCCCTGCTGTCGCGGCTCGCCCGCGCCTTCGAACTGCGCATCACCGGCATCAGCACGGACGACATGGCCGAGCGCTTCGTACGGGACATCTCCCACCGCACGATCCGCTTCATCGCCAACGAGCCCGACCGGCGGGACGCCGCCGAGTACCGGGACAAGATCAAGCAGATCCGGTCGGACAACGACCTGCCGGCCGAGGAGGACTTCGTCTTCGTCGAGGTGACCGTCGCCGACCCGTCCGAGTTCGAGGCGGGCCTGGTGGTCCGCGGCGAGGTCCTCCACGACCGCTACCGCGTCCTGACCCTGGAGAGCTCCTCCATCCCCAACGCGCTGGCGGCCTTCCTGCTGCACGTCCGCGACAGCACCGGGCAGCGTCCGCACATCTACTTCGAGTGGACCGAGGGCACCCCCTTCGCCAACTTCCTGCGCTTCTTCCTCTTCGGGCAGGGCGAGGTCGCCCCGGTCACCCGCGAGGTGCTGCGCGAGGCCGAGCCCGACCGCAGCCGCAGGCCCCGCGTCCACGTCGGCTGA
- a CDS encoding helix-turn-helix domain-containing protein — protein sequence MVRTPLTPWERQRGEHFGTLLRRARGDRSMVEVAAAAGVSAETLRKIETGRAPTPAFFTVAALAAALDISLDELASACALEPDAAGGGAALSA from the coding sequence ATGGTGCGAACTCCTTTGACCCCCTGGGAACGGCAGCGCGGCGAGCACTTCGGGACGCTGCTGCGCCGCGCCCGCGGCGACCGCAGCATGGTCGAGGTCGCGGCGGCGGCGGGCGTCTCCGCCGAGACCCTGCGCAAGATCGAGACCGGCCGCGCCCCGACCCCCGCCTTCTTCACCGTGGCCGCCCTCGCCGCGGCCCTGGACATCTCCCTGGACGAGCTCGCCTCGGCCTGCGCCCTCGAGCCCGACGCGGCGGGCGGCGGCGCCGCCTTGTCCGCGTAG
- a CDS encoding alcohol dehydrogenase catalytic domain-containing protein, whose protein sequence is MKAWVFQGPGRASWQEVADPVLQDARDAIVRVDTAAICGTDLHILKGDVPDVAPGTVLGHEAVGEVVETGAEVDALQPGDRVLVSCVSGCGRCRFCREQAYGQCLDGGGWVLGHLIDGTQAEYVRVPYADTSLHALPHNVGGHDAVLLSDIFPTAYEVGVLNGGVRPGDTVVVVGCGPIGLAAVATAQLCSPHTVIAVDLAAARLQAAKNLGADAVVTAGEQPEQLVDDLTGGLGADVVIEAVGLPETFEMCTRMVRPGGRVANTGVHGGPVTLHLERLWNRNVTITTGLVDTYSTPTLLRLLEARKLPTGAFVTHTFELHETAEAYDVFASAADTGALKVVLGGPHHDVLVPMF, encoded by the coding sequence ATGAAGGCATGGGTCTTCCAGGGTCCGGGACGGGCCTCCTGGCAGGAGGTGGCCGACCCGGTCCTCCAGGACGCGAGGGACGCCATCGTCCGCGTCGACACCGCCGCGATCTGCGGCACGGACCTGCACATCCTCAAGGGCGACGTGCCGGACGTCGCTCCCGGTACGGTGCTCGGCCACGAGGCCGTGGGCGAGGTCGTCGAGACCGGCGCGGAGGTGGACGCCCTCCAGCCCGGCGACCGGGTGCTGGTCAGTTGCGTCTCCGGGTGCGGACGCTGCCGGTTCTGCCGTGAGCAGGCCTACGGGCAGTGCCTGGACGGTGGCGGCTGGGTGCTCGGGCACCTGATCGACGGCACGCAGGCGGAGTACGTGCGCGTACCGTACGCCGACACCTCCCTGCACGCGCTGCCGCACAACGTGGGCGGGCACGACGCCGTCCTGCTCTCCGACATCTTCCCCACCGCCTACGAGGTGGGCGTGCTCAACGGCGGGGTCCGGCCCGGGGACACGGTCGTCGTGGTCGGCTGCGGTCCGATCGGCCTGGCCGCCGTCGCGACAGCCCAGCTGTGCTCCCCGCACACGGTGATCGCCGTCGACCTGGCCGCGGCCCGCCTGCAGGCGGCGAAGAACCTGGGCGCGGACGCCGTGGTCACGGCGGGCGAGCAGCCCGAGCAGCTGGTCGACGACCTCACCGGAGGGCTCGGCGCGGACGTGGTGATCGAGGCCGTGGGGCTGCCGGAGACCTTCGAGATGTGCACGCGGATGGTCCGGCCCGGCGGCCGGGTGGCGAACACGGGGGTGCACGGCGGACCGGTCACGCTCCACCTGGAGCGGCTGTGGAACCGCAACGTCACCATCACCACGGGCCTGGTCGACACGTACTCCACGCCCACCCTGCTGCGCCTGCTGGAGGCACGGAAGCTGCCCACCGGCGCGTTCGTCACGCACACCTTCGAACTGCACGAGACGGCGGAGGCCTACGACGTCTTCGCGTCGGCGGCCGACACCGGAGCGCTCAAGGTCGTCCTGGGCGGACCTCACCATGACGTCCTCGTGCCCATGTTCTGA
- a CDS encoding GerMN domain-containing protein — translation MPEGRIHMDGARLAASRPARALAAALVSLALLSACGGSGREASGAPSRTAASGEPGTPPATPGGSSPDPTASASTSTSTTATPRRVHAAVYFLHEGKLSAAPRTVTGPATAAAALRALLAGPNGFERGHGRATAIPSGTALRSLAVRDRVATVDLSGRYDDAAPGTPVEARLAQVVFTATAFPGVENVRFRVDGGPPAGLGTVATGPPVGRADFEELSPAVLVESPLLGDTVTAPLRVHGTADTFEAEFRLRIADGSGRTVADVRVAATSGSGTRGTFDVTVPYRAAGGPGTLTAYVLSAEDGRRIVLDTVPLTLAG, via the coding sequence ATGCCGGAGGGGAGGATCCACATGGACGGTGCCCGGCTCGCCGCCTCACGCCCCGCGCGGGCGCTCGCCGCCGCGCTCGTGTCCCTCGCCCTGCTGTCCGCCTGCGGCGGCTCCGGCCGGGAGGCTTCCGGGGCTCCCTCCCGGACCGCCGCATCCGGCGAACCCGGCACTCCGCCGGCCACGCCGGGCGGCAGTTCGCCGGACCCGACCGCGTCGGCGTCCACGTCCACGTCCACCACGGCGACGCCCCGCCGGGTCCACGCGGCCGTCTACTTCCTGCACGAGGGCAAGCTGTCGGCCGCGCCGCGCACGGTCACCGGCCCGGCGACCGCCGCCGCGGCCCTGCGGGCCCTGCTCGCCGGCCCGAACGGCTTCGAGCGCGGTCACGGCCGGGCGACGGCGATCCCGTCGGGGACGGCGCTGCGGTCGCTGGCCGTACGCGACCGCGTCGCCACCGTCGACCTCTCGGGCCGCTACGACGACGCCGCCCCCGGCACACCCGTGGAAGCACGGCTCGCCCAGGTGGTGTTCACCGCGACGGCGTTCCCCGGCGTCGAAAACGTGCGCTTCCGCGTGGACGGCGGACCGCCGGCCGGACTCGGCACGGTGGCCACCGGCCCGCCCGTCGGCCGCGCCGACTTCGAGGAGCTCTCCCCCGCCGTCCTCGTGGAGTCACCGCTCCTCGGCGACACCGTCACCGCCCCGCTGCGCGTCCACGGCACGGCCGACACCTTCGAGGCGGAGTTCCGGCTGCGGATCGCCGACGGCTCCGGCCGCACGGTCGCCGACGTACGGGTGGCGGCCACCTCGGGCAGCGGCACCCGGGGCACCTTCGACGTGACCGTGCCCTACCGCGCGGCCGGTGGGCCGGGCACCCTCACGGCGTACGTGCTGTCCGCCGAGGACGGCCGCCGGATCGTCCTCGACACGGTGCCGCTCACCCTCGCGGGGTGA
- a CDS encoding MerR family transcriptional regulator, with amino-acid sequence MEADSTLSIGELAERAGVSVKTVRFYSDRGLLPESGRSAGGHRRYAPEALTRLRLIRSLRALDLPVPDVGRALEREDALEDVVAGHLRTLGSQLAALRWREAALRLLRDCTAGERAERLELVGAVPVPPNTDPMARFWRRWLQPARLPAPVLARVVELAVPQPPDEPSPAQVLTFARLHAFTSASCPPGDVRRLAAHRPDAGPRPAVLYEGLYEAYELAAPDVLAGRAPGAGEALDCFVTAHARSFGARDTPRFRHRLSGMLALEPRIDRYWQLVGELRGPGQPTPGASHTWLRSALEDQVTAR; translated from the coding sequence GTGGAAGCCGACAGCACGTTGAGCATCGGGGAGCTCGCCGAGCGGGCCGGCGTCTCCGTCAAGACCGTCCGTTTCTACTCGGACCGCGGACTGCTGCCCGAGTCCGGCCGCAGCGCGGGCGGCCACCGCCGCTACGCCCCGGAGGCGCTCACCCGGCTGCGCCTGATCCGCTCCCTGCGCGCCCTGGACCTGCCGGTGCCGGACGTGGGGCGGGCCCTGGAGCGGGAGGACGCCCTGGAGGACGTCGTCGCGGGCCACTTGCGGACCCTCGGCTCCCAACTGGCCGCCCTGCGCTGGCGGGAGGCCGCCCTGCGACTGCTGCGGGACTGCACCGCCGGGGAACGCGCCGAGCGGCTGGAGCTCGTCGGAGCCGTCCCCGTACCGCCGAACACGGACCCGATGGCCCGTTTCTGGCGCCGCTGGCTGCAGCCCGCACGGCTGCCCGCCCCCGTGCTGGCCCGGGTCGTCGAACTCGCCGTACCGCAGCCGCCCGACGAGCCGAGCCCGGCGCAGGTGCTGACCTTCGCCCGGCTGCACGCCTTCACCTCGGCCTCCTGCCCGCCCGGCGACGTGCGCCGGCTCGCGGCGCACCGGCCCGACGCGGGCCCCCGTCCGGCCGTCCTGTACGAGGGGCTCTACGAGGCCTACGAACTGGCCGCGCCGGACGTCCTGGCCGGACGCGCGCCGGGCGCGGGCGAGGCGCTCGACTGCTTCGTCACCGCCCACGCACGGTCGTTCGGCGCGCGGGACACCCCCCGCTTCCGCCACCGGCTGAGCGGCATGCTGGCCTTGGAGCCCCGCATCGACCGCTACTGGCAGCTCGTGGGCGAGCTGAGGGGTCCCGGGCAGCCGACCCCGGGCGCCTCCCACACCTGGCTGCGCTCCGCGTTGGAGGACCAGGTCACGGCGCGGTGA
- the map gene encoding type I methionyl aminopeptidase: MVEIKTDAALAAMREAGRVVAHALAAAREAARVGVSLRELDEAARAVLDAAGARSPFLGYRPSFAPTPFPAVLCTSVNDALVHGIPTDYRLRDGDLVSVDCGAELDGWTGDAAISFTVGTPRPADLRLIEATRRALDAGIAAATVGNRIGDISHAIGTVAREARCGMPADFGGHGIGRRMHEDPHVPNQGRPGRGYPLRHGLALAIEPMLMAGGRGGYRTASDGWTLHTEDGSRAAHFEHTVAVTEEGPRILTAP, translated from the coding sequence ATGGTGGAGATCAAGACGGATGCCGCGCTGGCGGCCATGCGGGAGGCCGGCCGCGTCGTGGCGCACGCGCTCGCCGCCGCCCGTGAGGCGGCGCGCGTCGGCGTGTCGCTGCGGGAACTGGACGAGGCGGCCCGGGCCGTCCTGGACGCGGCGGGCGCGCGGTCGCCGTTCCTCGGCTACCGGCCGTCGTTCGCCCCCACGCCCTTCCCCGCGGTGCTCTGCACCTCCGTCAACGACGCGCTCGTGCACGGCATCCCCACCGACTACCGGCTGCGGGACGGGGACCTGGTGAGCGTCGACTGCGGCGCCGAACTGGACGGCTGGACCGGCGACGCCGCGATCAGCTTCACCGTCGGCACGCCCCGCCCCGCGGACCTGCGGCTCATCGAGGCCACCCGGCGGGCGCTCGACGCCGGGATCGCCGCGGCCACCGTCGGCAACCGCATCGGCGACATCTCGCACGCCATCGGCACCGTCGCCCGCGAGGCCCGGTGCGGCATGCCCGCGGACTTCGGCGGCCACGGCATCGGCCGCCGGATGCACGAGGACCCCCATGTGCCCAACCAGGGGCGCCCAGGGCGTGGTTACCCGCTGCGGCACGGGCTGGCCCTCGCCATCGAGCCGATGCTGATGGCAGGGGGGCGCGGCGGCTACCGCACGGCCTCCGACGGCTGGACGCTGCACACCGAGGACGGCAGCCGGGCCGCCCACTTCGAGCACACCGTCGCCGTCACGGAGGAGGGCCCGCGCATCCTCACCGCGCCGTGA
- a CDS encoding dienelactone hydrolase family protein, with protein sequence MTVFVLVPEAHTGGWVWEDVAGRLREAGAGAHPVTLTGMAGSGRPAGPGTVLETHAEDVLRVVDSLDATDVVLVGHGYGIHPVVAAADRRPGRIARVVHLDAGMPRDGDPPLALVPDQELRARLSAPAAPGDDEWRVAPPAPWAWERWGSTAGVPDAALARLAADAAPQPAGTLTRPLRLSGAAAALPTTGVLCTGNGSSIAMVEGLVGLGHPEFQALTDPRVGFFELATGHWPMLSAPGELAGVLLKAAAGEGHRIAATEEPPAHLRPFLLDVPERARERRGRTDLYLPDGGGGPRPAVVFVHGGPVPPGARPTPRDWPAFVGYGRLAAALGAVGVTVDHRLHELGDFPRAAGDLAEAVERVRADPRVDADRVALWFFSAGGLLSADWLAAPPPWLRCVAATYPVLAPLPNWGLAASRFRPAAALHGAGTPPVVLTRVGRERPEIAVTVEEFLSAAKDAGVDVEVVDVPDGAHGFETTDHGAEARGAVERAMRTVLGHLRG encoded by the coding sequence ATGACCGTGTTCGTACTCGTTCCCGAGGCCCACACGGGCGGCTGGGTGTGGGAGGACGTCGCCGGCCGGCTGCGCGAGGCGGGCGCCGGAGCCCACCCGGTGACCCTCACCGGCATGGCCGGCTCAGGCCGCCCGGCCGGGCCCGGCACCGTACTGGAGACCCATGCCGAGGACGTCCTGCGGGTCGTCGACTCCCTGGACGCGACGGACGTGGTGCTCGTCGGCCACGGCTACGGCATCCACCCGGTGGTCGCCGCCGCCGACCGGCGGCCCGGCCGCATCGCCCGCGTCGTCCATCTGGACGCGGGCATGCCCCGGGACGGCGACCCGCCGCTGGCGCTCGTGCCCGACCAGGAACTGCGCGCCCGGCTCTCGGCCCCGGCGGCCCCGGGCGACGACGAGTGGCGCGTCGCCCCGCCCGCGCCCTGGGCGTGGGAGCGCTGGGGCAGCACGGCCGGCGTGCCCGACGCGGCGCTGGCCCGGCTCGCCGCCGACGCCGCACCCCAGCCCGCCGGGACGCTCACCCGGCCGCTGCGCCTGTCGGGGGCGGCCGCCGCCCTGCCGACGACCGGTGTCCTGTGCACCGGCAACGGTTCGAGCATCGCCATGGTGGAGGGGCTGGTGGGCCTGGGGCACCCCGAATTCCAGGCGCTCACGGACCCCCGCGTCGGCTTCTTCGAACTCGCCACCGGCCACTGGCCGATGCTCTCCGCACCCGGCGAACTCGCCGGCGTCCTGCTGAAGGCCGCCGCCGGGGAGGGCCACCGGATCGCCGCGACGGAGGAACCACCGGCGCACCTGCGGCCGTTCCTCCTCGACGTGCCCGAACGGGCCCGCGAGCGCCGCGGACGGACCGACCTGTACCTCCCGGACGGCGGCGGCGGACCCCGCCCGGCCGTGGTCTTCGTGCACGGCGGCCCGGTGCCGCCCGGCGCGCGGCCCACCCCGCGCGACTGGCCGGCCTTCGTCGGGTACGGCCGCCTCGCGGCGGCTCTCGGAGCGGTCGGCGTGACCGTCGACCACCGGCTGCACGAACTCGGCGACTTCCCGCGCGCCGCCGGGGACCTCGCCGAGGCGGTGGAACGCGTCCGCGCCGATCCGCGGGTCGACGCCGACCGTGTCGCGCTGTGGTTCTTCTCCGCCGGCGGGCTGCTGTCCGCGGACTGGCTGGCGGCGCCCCCGCCGTGGCTGCGCTGCGTCGCGGCCACCTACCCCGTCCTCGCGCCGCTGCCCAACTGGGGCCTGGCCGCCTCCCGTTTCCGGCCCGCGGCCGCGCTGCACGGCGCGGGCACACCGCCGGTCGTCCTGACCCGGGTGGGGCGGGAGCGGCCGGAGATCGCGGTGACCGTCGAGGAGTTCCTCTCCGCGGCCAAGGACGCCGGGGTGGACGTGGAGGTCGTCGACGTCCCCGACGGCGCCCACGGCTTCGAGACGACCGACCACGGCGCGGAGGCGCGCGGCGCCGTGGAGCGTGCGATGCGCACCGTCCTCGGGCACCTGCGGGGCTGA